From Methylovorus glucosotrophus:
CGCTAACCTCAACACTCTTGATGTGCAACGATTTTTTACAGAGAAACGGCCAATGAAAAATCCCCTGGATTCGATTTCCGGCACCCTGATTTCAGGCGTGATCCTGACGCTGGTGCTGTATGTTTTTCTTAAAAACTTCATATTGGCCGGGGTGTGATCATGGATTTGATGCCAGGGTTCGCACGCTGGATACATGTATGGGCAGGCATTACGTGGGTCGGCCTGCTTTACTACTTTAATTTTGTGCAGGTGCCTGCGTTGAAAGACGCCACGGCCGATGGCACCGCAGCCGGTATCAGCAAGCATGTGGCGCCTCGAGCGCTGCTCTGGTTTCGATGGGCGGCCGTCGTCACGTGGGTTGCGGGTGCGGCACTGCTGGGCAAGGCGTTTGTTCCAGCGTTTACACTGCAGGCTGACTATGCGGCTATCGGTGTCGGGGCGTGGCTGGGCACGATCATGCTGTTTAATGTCTGGGTGCTGATCTGGCCTAACCAGAAAAAAATTCTGGGACTAGCCCCGGCAGATGATGCTGCCAAGGCCCGCGCACGGCGCGTTGCCTTTTTAGCGTCACGAACCAACACTATGCTGTCTGTCCCCATGATTTTTTTCATGACGAATGGACTGACGCACCGGGCTATTTTCGGGCTTTAGGATTTTTATATTGCTGCAAACGGCGGCATAGGCCGCCGTTTGTTTTTTTATAGATAGAGTTAAACAATGTCTCAACATTTGATGAATACCTATGCCAGGCAACCTGTCACCTTTGTGAAGGGGGAGGGCGTCTGGTTATACGATGCGCAGGGTAACCGCTATCTTGACGCTCTGGCTGGCGTGGCCGTGAATGGTCTCGGGCACGCGCATCCCCGCCTGGTAGCCGCCATTAGCGAGCAGGCGGGCAAGCTGATTCATGTTTCCAATATTTATCAAATTGCCGAGCAGGCCGCTCTGGCAGATAAAGTCTGCGAAATTGCTGGCATGGATCGTGTTTTCTTTTGCAATTCCGGTTGCGAGGCCAACGAAGCCGCCATCAAGCTGGCGCGTCTGCATGGCCACAACAATGGCATTGAAAACCCAGAAATCATCGTCATGGATAGGGCATTTCATGGCCGTACACTGGCGACCCTGTCTGCAACCGGCAACCGCAAAACCCAGGCAGGCTTTGAGCCGCTGGTGAGTGGCTTTGTGCGTGTGCCGTTTGACGATCTCGATGCCGTACGCCAAGTGGCAGAGCATAACCCCAATGTGGTGGCAATCCTGGTAGAGCCTGTGCAGGGCGAAGGCGGCATTAACGTACCGCGCGATGGCAAGGCCTATCTTGAGGGCTTGCGCGCGCTCTGTGATCAATACGGCTGGTTGCTGATGCTGGATGAAGTGCAGAGCGGCATAGGCCGCACGGGCACCTGGTTTGCATTTCAGCATACTGATATCAAGCCCGATGTCATGACGCTGGCCAAGGGCTTGGGGTCTGGCGTGCCGATCGGTGCATGTGTGGCCCGCGGGGCGGCGTCCGAAGTATTTACCTACGGCAAGCACGGTTCCACCTTTGGCGGCAATCCATTGGCAACGGCCGCGGGTCTGGCAACGCTCAACATCATTGAGCAAGATGGTTTGTGCGCCCACGCTGAAGAAATAGGCAACTGGATTTGCGATGCTTTCCGCGCCGAGTTTGCTGGCGTGAAGGGGGTAAGCACCATACGCAATGCAGGTCTGATGATTGGTATCGAGCTTGATCGTCCGTGCGGCGAGCTGGTCAAGCAGGCTCTGGAGCAACGTCTGCTGATCAATGTCACCGCGGAAAAGGTCGTGCGCTTGTTGCCGCCACTGGTCATCAATCAGGACGAAGCCCAACAACTGGTCAGCCAGCTCTCAGGTCTGATCAAGGCCTTTTTAGGTCAATAAAATAAAAGAAGTAAACTTATGGCTATCAAACACTTTTTACAATTCAAGGACTTGAACCGGGAAGAGTTGGATCATATCTTTGAACGTACGCGCTGGATCAAGCAGCAGTTCAAGGCTTATCAGCAATACTGGCCGCTGACTGACCGTACCCTGGTCATGATCTTCGAGAAAGCCAGTACACGTACACGTCTGTCGTTTGAGGCTGGCATGCAGCAACTTGGTGGTTCGGCTATCTACCTGAACACCCGTGATTCCCAGCTGGGGCGCGGTGAGCCAGTGGAAGATGCGGCGCAGGTCATTTCGCGCATGAGCGATATTGTGATGATCCGCACCTTTGAGCAGGAGATCATCGAGCGTTTTGCAGCTAATTCGCGCGTGCCGGTGATCAATGGCCTGACCAATGAATATCACCCATGCCAGATACTGGCCGATATTTTTACCTTTATTGAGCATCGTGGGCCTATCCAGGGCAAGACCGTGGCTTGGATAGGTGATTCCAACAATGTCTGCAATACCTGGCTGCAAGCTGCAGAGGTGCTGGATTTCAATGTGCATGTCTCTACGCCACCGGGTTACGAAGTCGAGCCTGAGCGTGCTGGCCTGTATGGGCATGAGCATTACGAGGAATTTACCGACCCGATGGAAGCTGCACGGGGAGCTGATCTGGTCACGACCGATGTCTGGACATCCATGGGCTTTGAGGCCGAAAACGAAGAGCGGATGCGCGATTTTGCTGATTGGCAGGTGGATGCGGACATGATGCGTGTGGCCAAGTCGGATGCCTTGTTTATGCATTGTTTACCGGCGCATCGTGGCGAAGAAGTAGCAGCAGAGGTGATTGATGGTCCGCATTCGGTGGTTTGGGATGAAGCGGAGAACCGCCTGCATGTGCAAAAGGCGCTGATGGAATATCTGCTGCTGGGCAAGGTGGCCTGATTTTAAATCAGTATGGATAAGAAGCCTGTTGAGCTTTCCCGCCATATCCTGCCGGTTGCCTCCACCATGGTGGGGGTCTGTGTCACCGTTATCTCGGTCATTCAGCTCGCACCAGACAAGGCGATATCCAGTTGGGCGGACAAGCTGTTGGCGGTGGATAGCCTGGCCTTCATGGCGAGCACGATGCTCTCTTATTGGTCCATTCGGCACAAAGATCATCTGCAGCGTATCGAGCGCTATGCCGATCGGCTGTTTCTGCTGGGGATGGCGCTGATGGTGTTTGTCAGCTTTCTGGTGGCGTTTGAGCTGTTCACTGATTAGTTTAAGATTTGAATATAAGCGTTTAAAAGATAACAGGAAAAAGTAATGAGCGATGTGAAAAAAGTAGTGTTGGCCTACTCGGGCGGATTAGACACCTCCGTCATCCTTAAATGGCTGCAGGATACCTACCAATGTGAAGTGGTGACGTTTACTGCTGACTTGGGCCAAGGCGAAGAGCTGGAGCCAGCACGCGAAAAAGCCAAGAAATTCGGCGTCAAGGAAATTTATATTGATGACCTGCGCGAAGAGTTCGTGCGCGATTTCGTATTCCCCATGTTCCGCGCCAATACTGTATATGAAGGCGAATATCTGCTCGGCACCTCCATCGCGCGTCCATTGATTGCCAAGCGTCTTATCGACATTGCCAATGAAACCGGTGCAGATGCCATTTCGCATGGCGCTACCGGCAAGGGCAATGACCAGGTGCGTTTTGAGTTGGGTGCCTATGCGCTCAAGCCTGGTGTCAAGGTTATCGCGCCATGGCGCGAGTGGGATTTGCTGTCCCGCGAAAAGCTGCTGGCCTATGCCGAGCAGCATGGTATCCCGGTAGAAATGAAGCACAAGCAGGGCGGTAGTCCATATTCCATGGATGCCAATCTCTTGCATATCTCTTACGAAGGTCGCCATCTGGAAAACCCGGCTGCTGAGGCAGAGGAAGACATGTGGCGCTGGACAGTTAGCCCGGAAAAAGCGCCGGATGCTGCCGAATATCTGGATGTGGAGTATGAGCGCGGCGATATCGTGGCGCTGAATGGCAAACGCCTCAAGGCGCATGAAGTGCTGGCTGAGCTCAATCGACTTGGTGGCAAGCACGGCATTGGCCGTCTGGACCTGGTGGAAAACCGCTATGTCGGCATGAAGTCGCGCGGCTGTTATGAAACGCCAGGCGGCACCATCATGCTGAAGGCGCACCGTGCGATTGAATCCATTACGCTGGATCGTGAAGTTGCGCATTTGAAGGACGACCTCATGCCGCGTTACGCCAGCCTGATTTATAACGGTTACTGGTGGAGCCCTGAGCGCATCGCCTTGCAGACCCTGATTGATCATACACAGCTGAATGTGAATGGCTGGGTGCGCCTCAAGCTTTACAAGGGCAACGTGATTGTGGTCGGCCGTGACAGCAAGACGGATTCACTGTTTGATTCCACCATCGCTACCTTTGAAGATGATGCGGGCGCCTACGACCAGAAGGATGCCGGTGGTTTCATCAAGCTGAATGCATTGCGCATGCGTATTGCTGCCAATTTACACAACAAGAAAAAGTAAACAGGAGAGTCTCATGGCCCAGTTCGATAATGTAAGCGTCAAGAAAAAAGCCAACGTGTATTTTGATGGCAAGTGTGTCAGCCATACCGTGATGTTTCCAAACGGTACGCGTTGTACCGTTGGCGTGATTTTCCCCAGCACGCTGACATTCAATACCGGCTCGCCAGAGCTGATGGAAATTAACGCGGGTGTTTGCAAAGTGCGCCTGAAAGGCGAAGAAGCCTGGAATACCTATCAGGCCGGTGAAAAATTCACCGTACCGGGCAATTCAAGCTTTGATATTGAAACGATTGAAACGCTGGATTACGTCTGCCATTTTGAGTAAGCCATGATAGATCGCGATTATGTGCGCTTGATGGCGCGCTATAACCGCTGGATGAATGGGAAACTGTATGCGGCTGCTGCGAGTCTTAACGAAGAGCAGCGGCAGCTGGATAAAGGGGCCTTTTTCAAGTCCCTGCATGGCACGTTGGCTCATTTGGTATGGGCTGATGATATCTGGCTGGCCAGG
This genomic window contains:
- a CDS encoding urate hydroxylase PuuD gives rise to the protein MDLMPGFARWIHVWAGITWVGLLYYFNFVQVPALKDATADGTAAGISKHVAPRALLWFRWAAVVTWVAGAALLGKAFVPAFTLQADYAAIGVGAWLGTIMLFNVWVLIWPNQKKILGLAPADDAAKARARRVAFLASRTNTMLSVPMIFFMTNGLTHRAIFGL
- a CDS encoding aspartate aminotransferase family protein; translation: MSQHLMNTYARQPVTFVKGEGVWLYDAQGNRYLDALAGVAVNGLGHAHPRLVAAISEQAGKLIHVSNIYQIAEQAALADKVCEIAGMDRVFFCNSGCEANEAAIKLARLHGHNNGIENPEIIVMDRAFHGRTLATLSATGNRKTQAGFEPLVSGFVRVPFDDLDAVRQVAEHNPNVVAILVEPVQGEGGINVPRDGKAYLEGLRALCDQYGWLLMLDEVQSGIGRTGTWFAFQHTDIKPDVMTLAKGLGSGVPIGACVARGAASEVFTYGKHGSTFGGNPLATAAGLATLNIIEQDGLCAHAEEIGNWICDAFRAEFAGVKGVSTIRNAGLMIGIELDRPCGELVKQALEQRLLINVTAEKVVRLLPPLVINQDEAQQLVSQLSGLIKAFLGQ
- the argF gene encoding ornithine carbamoyltransferase, translating into MAIKHFLQFKDLNREELDHIFERTRWIKQQFKAYQQYWPLTDRTLVMIFEKASTRTRLSFEAGMQQLGGSAIYLNTRDSQLGRGEPVEDAAQVISRMSDIVMIRTFEQEIIERFAANSRVPVINGLTNEYHPCQILADIFTFIEHRGPIQGKTVAWIGDSNNVCNTWLQAAEVLDFNVHVSTPPGYEVEPERAGLYGHEHYEEFTDPMEAARGADLVTTDVWTSMGFEAENEERMRDFADWQVDADMMRVAKSDALFMHCLPAHRGEEVAAEVIDGPHSVVWDEAENRLHVQKALMEYLLLGKVA
- a CDS encoding argininosuccinate synthase, with amino-acid sequence MSDVKKVVLAYSGGLDTSVILKWLQDTYQCEVVTFTADLGQGEELEPAREKAKKFGVKEIYIDDLREEFVRDFVFPMFRANTVYEGEYLLGTSIARPLIAKRLIDIANETGADAISHGATGKGNDQVRFELGAYALKPGVKVIAPWREWDLLSREKLLAYAEQHGIPVEMKHKQGGSPYSMDANLLHISYEGRHLENPAAEAEEDMWRWTVSPEKAPDAAEYLDVEYERGDIVALNGKRLKAHEVLAELNRLGGKHGIGRLDLVENRYVGMKSRGCYETPGGTIMLKAHRAIESITLDREVAHLKDDLMPRYASLIYNGYWWSPERIALQTLIDHTQLNVNGWVRLKLYKGNVIVVGRDSKTDSLFDSTIATFEDDAGAYDQKDAGGFIKLNALRMRIAANLHNKKK
- a CDS encoding pyrimidine/purine nucleoside phosphorylase — translated: MAQFDNVSVKKKANVYFDGKCVSHTVMFPNGTRCTVGVIFPSTLTFNTGSPELMEINAGVCKVRLKGEEAWNTYQAGEKFTVPGNSSFDIETIETLDYVCHFE